One Rouxiella sp. S1S-2 genomic window, GCATAATTGTGTTAATCATTGAAACTATCCCCCTGCTGCGCCGGGAAATTCGTTTTTTCAAGCAGAATAACAAACGCATTGCGCTGGTGCCGACGATGGGAAATTTACATCAGGGCCACATGACGCTGGTTGACGAAGCGAAATCACGAGCCGATATTGTGGTCGTCAGCATCTTCGTCAACCCAATGCAGTTTGAACGCGCGGACGATTTGGAACGTTATCCACGTACGTTGCAGGAAGACTGTGAAAAGCTTAACAAGCGCGGCGTGGATTTGGTGTTTGCACCGATCCCGGCCGAGATTTACCCGAAGGGGCTGGCGGCGCAGACGCAGGTCGATGTTCCCGGTCTGTCGACTATTCTCGAGGGTGCGAGCCGTCCGGGGCATTTTCGCGGCGTATCCACTATTGTAAGCAAGCTGTTCAATCTGGTGCAGCCTGACGTCGCCTGTTTTGGTCAGAAAGACTATCAACAGTTGGCGCTTATTCGCGCAATGGTAGAAGATATGGGATACGACCTGGAGATTGTCGGCGTGCCCACCGTGCGTGCAAAAGACGGTCTGGCCCTGAGCTCTCGCAACGGTTATTTAACCCAAGATGAGCGCAAAATTGCGCCACAGCTGGCGAAAATCATGAATCAGCTTGCCACTCGCCTGACTCAGGGGGAGCGCCACGTTGAAGAACTGCTGGCCGATTGTGCACAGCAACTGCGCGAAGCCGGTTTCCAGCCGGATGAGCTGTTCATCCGTGATGCTAAAAACCTGCGTGATTTATCGGTCGACAGCACGTCGGCAGTGATTTTGATGGCTGCATGGTTAGGTAAAGCGCGGTTGATCGATAATCAGGAAGTGGATTTAACGGTTTAATTTATTCAATATTTCCCTGCGGGGAGAGGTTAAAGAATATGGTACGCACAATGCTGCAAGGTAAACTCCATCGGGTCCACGTGACTCATGCTGATTTACATTACGAAGGTTCTTGCGCCATCGATCAGGATTTTCTTGATGCCTCCGGGATCCTGGAATATGAAGCTATCGATATTTACAACGTGACCAACGGCAAGCGTTTTTCAACCTACGCGATTGCTGCAGAACGTGGATCACGCATTATCTCGGTAAACGGTGCGGCGGCGCACTGCGCCAGCGTCGACGATTTACTGATCATTTGCTCATACGTGCAAATGTCTGATGCACAAGCGCGTCAGCACAAGCCTAACGTGGCCTATTTTGAAGGCAACAATCAGCTAAAGCGCACAGCAAAAGCGGTGCCGGTTCAGGTCGCCTGACACGGTAATTAAACGTGTAAAAGCGGCATAAAAAAGGGGGGAGCCTGATAGGCTCCCCCCTTTTTATTGGCAATAATGCTTAGGTTCTCAGGCCGCGACCGCGTTCGATGAGATACCACGCCAGCAGATAGAAGGCCACGATAAATGCCACCAGCACGCCCATGGTGAACACCAACGGGACGTCTGAAATACCCAGAAAGCCGTAGCGGAAGCCGCTTATCATATAAACAATCGGGTTCAGCTTCGACACCGCCTGCCAGAAAGGCGGCAGCAGAGTCAGCGAATAAAATACCCCACCCAGATAGGTCAGCGGCGTGAGCACGAAGGTCGGGATCAGGCTGATATCATCAAAGGTGGTGGCAAACACGGCGTTAAGCAGTCCGCCCAGCGAGAACAAAATTGCCGTCAGCAGCAGTGTCAGGGCAATCACCCACCATGAATGAATGGTTAAGTGTACGAAAAACATCGAGATAACGGTCACCAAAATACCGACGCAAATACCGCGCGCCACGCCGCCGCCAACGTAACCGGCGATCACTACGTGGGTTGGAACCGGCGCCACCAGCAGCTCTTCAATGTTGCGCTGGAACTTGGCGCTAAAAAACGATGAGGCAACGTTGGCGTATGAGTTGGTGATAACCGACATCATGATAAGGCCCGGCACGATGAACTGCATATAGCTGAACCCGTGCATGTCACCGATGCGTGAACCAATCAAATTACCGAAAATCACAAAATAGAGAGACATGGTAATAACCGGAGGAACCAGAGTTTGCACCCAGATGCGTCCAAACCGATTAATCTCTTTCATCCAAATACTTTTAAGTGCCACCCAATAGAGTTGCGACATTATTTTTTACCCTCACTGCCATTTACCAGGGTGACAAACAGCTCTTCTAAACGGTTGGCTTTGTTACGCATACTCAGCACTTGTACGCCCTGCTTGCTCAATTGGCTGAACAGAGAATTAAGACCCTGCTCGCGCATGACTTCCACTTCAAGGGTTGAAGTGTCGAGCAGGCTGCTGTGGTAGCCTTCAAGCTGCGGAATTGCACTCTTTGGCGCCAGATCCAGCACGAAGGTTTCTGATTTCAACTTGGAAAGCAGCGACTTCATCGAGGTGTTTTCCACCAACTGACCGTCCTGAATAATGCCGATATTGCGGCACAGCATTTCCGCTTCTTCCAGATAGTGGGTGGTCAAAATAATCGTGGTGCCCTGCACGTTGAGCTCTTTCAAAAAGCCCCACATCGAGCGACGCAGTTCGATATCTACGCCCGCCGTTGGCTCATCCAGAATCAACAACTTTGGCTCATGCATCAATGCACGGGCAATCATCAAACGGCGCTTCATGCCGCCCGAAAGCATGCGGGAACGCTCGTTGCGCTTGCCCCACAGGTCAAGCTGAGTCAGGTACTTTTCGGCGCGCGAGATGGCGTCTGAACGCTTCACGCCGTAGTAACCCGCCTGATTCACCACCACCTGCATCACGGTTTCGAACGGGTTAAAGTTAAATTCTTGAGGGACCAATCCTAGTTGGCGCTTGGCGTTAACAATATCCTTGTCAATGTCGTAACCAAATACCCGAACCTTACCGGCTGACTTGTTCACCAGCGAACTGATAATGCCTATCGTGGTGGATTTTCCGGCTCCGTTAGGCCCCAGCAAGGCATAGAAATCGCCGGCTTCAACGCGCAAATCAATTCCGCGTAAAGCCTGTACACCGCCTGCGTAGGTTTTGGTTAACTTCTCCAGTTCTAAAGCGTATGTCATAAGTGAAGTCTTACCTTGTTTTTCAATGTATTGTTTTTTCAAGAATGGTATAGGTTGAGCAGAACTCTTGTGAAATTCATTGGAGTTGACCTATATTACCCCAACGTAGACGCTTTCTTACAGGCTAATAACTTTCATGAATGATATCGAAACACTGATCAGCAATAACGCCGCTTGGTCAAAAATTATGGAAGAGGAAGATCCTGGCTTCTTCGAACGCCTCTCTCTTGCTCAAAAACCACGCTTCCTTTGGATTGGCTGTTCCGACAGTCGCGTTCCCGCAGAACGTCTGACCGGACTCGAGCCTGGCGAACTGTTCGTTCACCGCAACGTGGCTAACCTGGTGAT contains:
- the panD gene encoding aspartate 1-decarboxylase; amino-acid sequence: MVRTMLQGKLHRVHVTHADLHYEGSCAIDQDFLDASGILEYEAIDIYNVTNGKRFSTYAIAAERGSRIISVNGAAAHCASVDDLLIICSYVQMSDAQARQHKPNVAYFEGNNQLKRTAKAVPVQVA
- a CDS encoding ABC transporter permease: MSQLYWVALKSIWMKEINRFGRIWVQTLVPPVITMSLYFVIFGNLIGSRIGDMHGFSYMQFIVPGLIMMSVITNSYANVASSFFSAKFQRNIEELLVAPVPTHVVIAGYVGGGVARGICVGILVTVISMFFVHLTIHSWWVIALTLLLTAILFSLGGLLNAVFATTFDDISLIPTFVLTPLTYLGGVFYSLTLLPPFWQAVSKLNPIVYMISGFRYGFLGISDVPLVFTMGVLVAFIVAFYLLAWYLIERGRGLRT
- the panC gene encoding pantoate--beta-alanine ligase, with product MLIIETIPLLRREIRFFKQNNKRIALVPTMGNLHQGHMTLVDEAKSRADIVVVSIFVNPMQFERADDLERYPRTLQEDCEKLNKRGVDLVFAPIPAEIYPKGLAAQTQVDVPGLSTILEGASRPGHFRGVSTIVSKLFNLVQPDVACFGQKDYQQLALIRAMVEDMGYDLEIVGVPTVRAKDGLALSSRNGYLTQDERKIAPQLAKIMNQLATRLTQGERHVEELLADCAQQLREAGFQPDELFIRDAKNLRDLSVDSTSAVILMAAWLGKARLIDNQEVDLTV
- a CDS encoding ABC transporter ATP-binding protein, with translation MTYALELEKLTKTYAGGVQALRGIDLRVEAGDFYALLGPNGAGKSTTIGIISSLVNKSAGKVRVFGYDIDKDIVNAKRQLGLVPQEFNFNPFETVMQVVVNQAGYYGVKRSDAISRAEKYLTQLDLWGKRNERSRMLSGGMKRRLMIARALMHEPKLLILDEPTAGVDIELRRSMWGFLKELNVQGTTIILTTHYLEEAEMLCRNIGIIQDGQLVENTSMKSLLSKLKSETFVLDLAPKSAIPQLEGYHSSLLDTSTLEVEVMREQGLNSLFSQLSKQGVQVLSMRNKANRLEELFVTLVNGSEGKK